The following are from one region of the Escherichia sp. E4742 genome:
- the mnmA gene encoding tRNA 2-thiouridine(34) synthase MnmA — MSETAKKVIVGMSGGVDSSVSAWLLQQQGYQVEGLFMKNWEEDDGEEYCTAAADLADAQAVCDKLGIELHTVNFAAEYWDNVFELFLAEYKAGRTPNPDILCNKEIKFKAFLEFAAEDLGADYIATGHYVRRADVDGKSRLLRGLDSNKDQSYFLYTLSHEQIAQSLFPVGELEKPQVRKIAEDLGLVTAKKKDSTGICFIGERKFREFLGRYLPAQPGKIITVDGDEIGEHQGLMYHTLGQRKGLGIGGTKEGTEEPWYVVDKDVENNILIVAQGHEHPRLMSVGLIAQQLHWVDREPFIGTMRCTVKTRYRQTDIPCTVKALDDDRIEVIFDEPVAAVTPGQSAVFYNGEVCLGGGIIEQRLPLPV, encoded by the coding sequence ATGTCTGAAACCGCAAAAAAAGTGATCGTCGGCATGTCCGGCGGTGTCGATTCCTCCGTTTCTGCCTGGCTGTTGCAACAACAGGGATATCAGGTCGAAGGCCTGTTTATGAAGAACTGGGAAGAAGACGACGGTGAGGAATATTGCACAGCGGCAGCGGATCTGGCTGATGCCCAGGCGGTCTGCGATAAGCTCGGCATTGAACTGCACACCGTCAACTTTGCTGCCGAATACTGGGATAACGTCTTCGAACTGTTCCTTGCTGAATATAAAGCCGGTCGCACGCCGAATCCGGATATTCTGTGCAACAAAGAGATCAAATTTAAAGCCTTCCTCGAATTTGCCGCCGAAGATTTAGGTGCCGATTATATCGCTACCGGTCATTACGTTCGTCGTGCAGATGTCGATGGCAAGAGCCGCCTGCTGCGTGGTCTGGACAGCAATAAAGACCAGAGCTACTTCCTTTATACGCTCAGCCATGAGCAGATCGCACAAAGCCTGTTCCCGGTTGGCGAACTGGAAAAACCGCAGGTGCGTAAGATTGCTGAAGATCTTGGTCTGGTCACCGCGAAGAAAAAAGACTCTACCGGCATTTGCTTCATTGGCGAACGTAAATTCCGCGAGTTCCTGGGCCGTTATCTCCCGGCACAACCGGGCAAAATCATTACCGTCGATGGCGATGAAATTGGTGAGCACCAGGGGCTGATGTATCACACCCTCGGTCAGCGTAAAGGTCTGGGTATCGGTGGCACCAAAGAAGGCACCGAAGAACCGTGGTATGTGGTCGATAAAGACGTCGAAAACAACATTCTGATTGTTGCGCAGGGCCATGAACACCCGCGTCTGATGTCTGTCGGTCTGATTGCCCAGCAGCTACACTGGGTCGATCGCGAACCGTTCATCGGCACTATGCGTTGCACGGTAAAAACCCGCTATCGCCAGACCGACATTCCGTGCACCGTCAAGGCGCTGGACGACGATCGCATTGAAGTGATTTTCGATGAGCCAGTTGCCGCCGTGACGCCGGGCCAGTCTGCCGTCTTCTATAACGGTGAAGTGTGCCTCGGTGGCGGTATCATTGAGCAGCGTCTGCCGCTGCCGGTCTGA
- the minE gene encoding cell division topological specificity factor MinE — MALLDFFLSRKKNTANIAKERLQIIVAERRRSDAEPHYLPQLRKDILDVICKYVQIDPEMVTVQLEQKDGDISILELNVTLPEAEELK; from the coding sequence ATGGCATTACTCGATTTCTTTCTCTCACGGAAGAAAAACACGGCCAACATTGCAAAAGAACGGCTGCAGATTATTGTTGCTGAACGTCGTCGCAGCGATGCAGAACCACACTATCTGCCGCAGTTGCGTAAAGATATTCTTGATGTCATTTGTAAATACGTACAAATTGATCCCGAGATGGTAACCGTACAGCTCGAGCAAAAGGATGGCGATATTTCCATTCTTGAGCTTAACGTGACCTTACCAGAAGCAGAAGAGCTGAAATAA
- a CDS encoding cyclic diguanylate phosphodiesterase, which translates to MRNTLIPILAAVCLFITGVSILNIQLWYSAKAENLAGARYAANNINYILEEASQAIQTVREIARKGCDLDEQYQLGTEAALKPHLRTIIILKQDVVWCTSLPGNRVLLSRIPVIPESNLLLAPAIDTVNKMPILLYQNQFADTRVLVTISDQHIRGALNVPLKGAKYTLLVGGSIIGPSGDVTALNGKNHFSGQVSSTKYHFSIIYNQPPLFSFSRLIDKGLGILIFILLISCAVAFLLDKYFNKSATPEEILRRAIHNGEIVPFYQPVVNGREGTLRGVEVLARWKHPRGGYISPAAFIPLAEKSGLIVPLTQSLMSQVAKQMNAIESKLPEGFHVGINFSASHIISPTFVEECLKYKDSFTRRDLNLVLEVTEREPLHVDESLVQRLNILHENGFVIALDDFGTGYSGLSYLHDLHIDYIKIDHSFVGRVNADPDSTRILDCVLDLARKLSISIVAEGVETKEQLDYLNQNNITFQQGYYFYKPVTYIELVKIILSKPKVKVVVE; encoded by the coding sequence ATGCGCAATACACTTATCCCTATCCTCGCTGCGGTTTGCCTGTTTATTACCGGCGTCTCTATTTTGAACATCCAGCTCTGGTATTCCGCAAAAGCGGAGAACCTTGCAGGGGCGAGATATGCCGCAAACAATATCAATTATATACTTGAGGAAGCGTCACAGGCGATTCAAACGGTACGGGAAATAGCCAGAAAAGGGTGTGATCTGGATGAACAATATCAACTAGGTACAGAAGCAGCGCTCAAGCCACATCTGCGTACGATCATCATTCTCAAACAAGATGTGGTCTGGTGTACTTCACTGCCGGGGAACCGCGTACTGCTATCACGTATACCCGTGATTCCTGAAAGCAATTTACTGCTAGCTCCGGCAATCGATACTGTTAATAAAATGCCCATTTTGCTTTATCAGAATCAGTTCGCAGATACCCGAGTTTTGGTGACTATTAGCGATCAACATATTCGTGGCGCGCTCAATGTGCCGTTGAAGGGGGCGAAATATACTTTACTCGTTGGTGGTAGCATTATTGGCCCGTCGGGAGATGTGACAGCTCTCAATGGTAAAAATCATTTTTCTGGGCAAGTCAGTTCCACAAAATATCATTTCAGTATTATTTATAACCAACCGCCTCTATTTAGCTTTAGCAGACTTATCGATAAAGGTCTGGGGATTTTGATATTCATTTTGTTAATTTCCTGCGCCGTTGCCTTCCTGCTTGATAAATATTTCAACAAAAGCGCGACACCGGAAGAGATCCTGCGGCGGGCAATACATAACGGTGAAATTGTGCCTTTTTATCAACCAGTGGTAAATGGGCGGGAAGGGACGTTACGCGGCGTGGAAGTCCTTGCCCGCTGGAAACACCCTCGGGGAGGATATATCTCTCCTGCGGCTTTCATTCCTCTTGCTGAAAAATCAGGGTTGATAGTTCCGCTCACCCAAAGTTTGATGAGCCAGGTCGCCAAACAAATGAATGCGATCGAAAGTAAACTGCCAGAAGGTTTTCACGTTGGGATAAATTTCAGCGCCTCGCATATTATTTCGCCGACATTTGTTGAAGAATGCCTGAAATACAAGGACAGCTTCACGCGCCGTGATTTGAATCTCGTGCTTGAAGTCACTGAGCGTGAGCCTTTGCATGTTGATGAAAGTCTGGTCCAGCGACTAAACATTTTGCATGAAAATGGTTTTGTCATCGCACTGGATGATTTTGGTACTGGATACTCGGGGCTTTCTTATCTCCATGATTTACATATTGATTATATCAAGATTGATCACAGCTTCGTCGGGCGGGTCAACGCAGATCCAGATTCCACCCGGATCCTGGACTGCGTGCTGGATCTGGCGCGCAAACTTTCTATCAGTATTGTCGCTGAAGGTGTTGAAACGAAGGAGCAGCTCGATTACCTGAACCAAAACAACATCACGTTCCAACAGGGATACTATTTCTATAAACCGGTGACATATATTGAGCTGGTCAAAATTATTCTCTCAAAACCGAAGGTGAAAGTGGTGGTTGAGTGA
- a CDS encoding DUF302 domain-containing protein, giving the protein MIQFHSTFDFEHTRTRLLKAVSDNGLVLFGEFDHAKAAHNAGLVMPPTTVLVFGNPEKGTPLMLEHPDLALDLPFRVLLRQLPGGQVNVRFHSAEELKCYGLDSTAIQTLKKLELLVQKYIQPIDSHMHKDEG; this is encoded by the coding sequence ATGATTCAATTCCATAGTACATTTGACTTCGAGCATACCAGAACACGTCTTCTTAAGGCGGTATCAGATAATGGTCTGGTTTTATTTGGCGAGTTTGACCACGCAAAAGCTGCCCATAATGCAGGGCTTGTAATGCCGCCAACTACTGTTCTGGTATTTGGTAATCCTGAAAAGGGAACGCCTTTGATGTTGGAACATCCAGACCTCGCTCTGGATTTACCTTTCAGGGTACTCCTTCGCCAGTTGCCCGGAGGTCAGGTCAACGTTAGATTTCACTCGGCAGAAGAATTGAAATGTTATGGGCTTGACTCAACGGCGATACAAACGTTGAAAAAGCTGGAATTGCTGGTACAGAAATACATTCAACCTATTGATTCACATATGCATAAAGACGAAGGTTAA
- the icd gene encoding NADP-dependent isocitrate dehydrogenase: MESKVVVPAQGKKITLQNGKLNVPENPIIPYIEGDGIGVDVTPAMLKVVDAAVEKAYKGERKISWMEIYTGEKSTQVYGQDVWLPAETLDLIREYRVAIKGPLTTPVGGGIRSLNVALRQELDLYICLRPVRYYQGTPSPVKHPELTDMVIFRENSEDIYAGIEWKADSADAEKVIKFLREEMGVKKIRFPEHCGIGIKPCSEEGTKRLVRAAIEYAIANDRDSVTLVHKGNIMKFTEGAFKDWGYQLAREEFGGELIDGGPWLKVKNPNTGKEIVIKDVIADAFLQQILLRPAEYDVIACMNLNGDYISDALAAQVGGIGIAPGANIGDECALFEATHGTAPKYAGQDKVNPGSIILSAEMMLRHMGWTEAADLIVKGMEGAINAKTVTYDFERLMEGAKLLKCSEFGDAIIKNM; the protein is encoded by the coding sequence ATGGAAAGTAAAGTAGTTGTTCCGGCACAAGGCAAGAAGATCACCCTGCAAAACGGCAAACTCAACGTTCCTGAAAATCCGATTATCCCTTACATTGAAGGTGATGGAATCGGTGTAGATGTAACCCCAGCCATGCTGAAAGTGGTCGACGCTGCAGTCGAGAAAGCCTATAAAGGCGAGCGTAAAATCTCCTGGATGGAAATTTACACCGGTGAAAAATCCACACAGGTTTATGGTCAGGATGTCTGGCTGCCTGCTGAAACCCTTGATCTGATTCGTGAATATCGCGTTGCCATTAAAGGTCCGCTGACCACTCCGGTTGGTGGCGGTATTCGCTCTCTCAACGTTGCCCTGCGCCAGGAACTGGATCTCTACATCTGCCTGCGTCCGGTACGTTACTATCAGGGCACTCCAAGCCCGGTTAAACACCCTGAACTGACCGATATGGTTATCTTCCGTGAAAACTCGGAAGACATTTATGCAGGTATCGAATGGAAAGCCGACTCTGCCGACGCTGAGAAAGTGATCAAGTTCCTGCGTGAAGAGATGGGCGTGAAGAAAATTCGCTTCCCGGAACATTGCGGTATCGGTATCAAGCCATGTTCGGAAGAAGGCACCAAACGTCTGGTTCGTGCCGCGATCGAATACGCAATTGCTAACGATCGTGACTCTGTGACCCTGGTGCACAAAGGCAACATCATGAAGTTCACCGAAGGCGCGTTTAAAGACTGGGGCTACCAGCTGGCGCGTGAAGAGTTTGGCGGTGAACTCATCGACGGCGGCCCGTGGCTGAAAGTTAAAAACCCGAACACCGGCAAAGAGATCGTCATTAAAGACGTGATTGCTGATGCATTCCTGCAACAGATCCTGCTGCGTCCGGCTGAATATGATGTTATCGCCTGTATGAACCTGAACGGTGACTACATTTCTGACGCCCTGGCAGCGCAGGTTGGCGGTATCGGTATCGCCCCTGGCGCAAACATCGGTGACGAATGCGCCCTGTTTGAAGCCACCCACGGTACTGCGCCGAAATATGCCGGTCAGGACAAAGTAAACCCAGGCTCTATCATCCTTTCCGCTGAGATGATGCTGCGCCATATGGGCTGGACTGAAGCCGCAGACCTGATTGTTAAAGGTATGGAAGGCGCGATCAACGCGAAGACTGTAACCTATGACTTCGAACGTCTGATGGAAGGCGCTAAGCTGCTGAAATGTTCAGAATTTGGTGATGCGATCATCAAGAACATGTAA
- a CDS encoding YMGG-like glycine zipper-containing protein, translated as MKKKILAFGLISALFCSAPAMADMNRTTKGALLGAGVGLLTGNGVNGVLKGAAVGAGVGAVTEKGRDGKNARKGAKVGAAVGAVTGVLTGNGLEGAIKGAVIGGTGGAILGKMK; from the coding sequence TTGAAGAAAAAAATACTCGCCTTCGGGCTTATCTCAGCATTGTTCTGCTCCGCACCAGCAATGGCGGATATGAATCGCACCACGAAAGGTGCGCTGTTAGGTGCAGGCGTAGGTTTACTGACTGGCAATGGCGTTAATGGTGTGCTGAAAGGCGCTGCTGTGGGCGCTGGTGTTGGTGCAGTCACTGAAAAAGGTCGTGACGGTAAAAATGCCCGCAAAGGTGCGAAAGTGGGTGCTGCCGTTGGTGCAGTCACTGGCGTGTTGACCGGCAATGGTCTGGAAGGCGCGATTAAAGGTGCTGTAATTGGCGGCACAGGTGGTGCCATTCTGGGTAAAATGAAATAA
- the nudJ gene encoding phosphatase NudJ, with protein sequence MFKPHVTVACVVHAEDKFLVVEETINGKALWNQPAGHLEADETLVEAAARELWEETGISARPQHFIRMHQWIAPDKTPFLRFLFAIELEQICQTQPHDSDIDCCRWVSAEEILQAPNLRSPLVAESIRCYQSGQRYPLEMIGDFNWPFTKGVI encoded by the coding sequence ATGTTTAAACCGCACGTTACCGTAGCCTGCGTGGTACACGCAGAGGACAAATTTTTAGTTGTTGAAGAGACGATTAACGGTAAAGCGTTATGGAACCAACCGGCGGGACATCTGGAAGCGGATGAGACGCTAGTGGAAGCGGCTGCGCGTGAGCTGTGGGAAGAAACCGGCATCAGCGCGCGACCGCAACACTTCATCCGCATGCATCAGTGGATTGCGCCAGATAAAACGCCGTTTTTGCGTTTCCTGTTTGCCATTGAGCTTGAGCAAATATGTCAGACCCAGCCTCATGACAGCGATATCGACTGCTGCCGTTGGGTCAGCGCCGAAGAAATTTTACAGGCGCCAAATCTGCGTTCGCCGTTGGTGGCGGAAAGTATTCGTTGTTATCAAAGTGGGCAACGCTATCCGCTGGAGATGATTGGCGATTTTAACTGGCCTTTTACAAAGGGTGTCATCTAA
- a CDS encoding DHCW motif cupin fold protein, whose protein sequence is MNIEAFAFGTTNWGEVEKTEHPGETGMAYWRTQFFGHKPNQIRVRMVEYTPGYLADHWCSKGHILLCMEGELETQLADGRKFTLTAGMSYQVGDNAEPHQSRTETGAKLFIVD, encoded by the coding sequence ATGAATATCGAAGCATTTGCTTTTGGCACCACTAACTGGGGTGAAGTCGAAAAAACAGAACATCCCGGGGAAACAGGCATGGCCTACTGGCGCACACAATTTTTTGGTCACAAGCCGAACCAAATCCGTGTGCGAATGGTTGAATATACCCCAGGTTACCTGGCGGATCATTGGTGCAGTAAAGGTCATATCCTTTTATGCATGGAGGGAGAACTCGAAACACAGCTCGCAGATGGCCGCAAATTCACTTTAACTGCGGGGATGAGTTATCAGGTTGGTGATAACGCAGAGCCACATCAGTCCAGAACGGAGACAGGAGCAAAACTCTTTATTGTGGACTAA
- the hflD gene encoding high frequency lysogenization protein HflD, producing the protein MAKNYYDITLALAGICQSARLVQQLAHQGHCDADALHVSLNSIIDMNPSSTLAVFGGSEANLRVGLETLLGVLNASSRQGLNAELTRYTLSLMVLERKLSSAKGALDTLGNRINGLQRQLEHFDLQSETLMSAMAAIYVDVISPLGPRIQVTGSPAVLQSPQVQAKVRATLLAGIRAAVLWHQVGGGRLQLMFSRNRLTTQAKQILAHLTPEL; encoded by the coding sequence GTGGCAAAGAATTACTATGACATCACCCTCGCCCTGGCCGGTATTTGTCAGTCGGCACGCCTGGTGCAACAACTCGCTCACCAGGGGCATTGTGATGCCGATGCGCTACACGTCTCACTCAACAGTATTATTGATATGAACCCCAGCTCGACGCTGGCGGTTTTTGGCGGTAGCGAAGCCAACCTGCGCGTCGGACTGGAAACCCTGCTCGGCGTGCTCAATGCCAGCAGTCGTCAGGGCTTAAACGCTGAGCTAACCCGCTACACGCTAAGCCTGATGGTGCTTGAGCGCAAACTTTCCTCAGCGAAAGGTGCGCTCGACACTCTGGGCAACCGGATCAACGGCCTGCAACGCCAACTCGAACACTTCGATTTACAGTCCGAAACGCTGATGAGCGCGATGGCCGCCATCTATGTTGATGTTATCAGCCCGCTTGGCCCGCGTATTCAGGTCACCGGCTCCCCTGCCGTACTGCAAAGCCCACAAGTGCAGGCGAAAGTTCGCGCAACCCTGCTGGCAGGCATTCGCGCCGCCGTGCTCTGGCACCAGGTCGGCGGCGGACGTCTGCAACTGATGTTTTCTCGTAATCGCCTGACCACTCAGGCAAAACAAATTCTTGCTCATTTAACCCCGGAGTTGTGA
- the ymgF gene encoding cell division-associated protein YmgF translates to MNKSNNLDYFTLYIIFSIAFMLITFLVILFAKPSTWLGEVLVTINLLNALVWLAINVVNRLRGKLVSHRDQH, encoded by the coding sequence ATGAACAAGAGTAATAATCTGGATTATTTTACTTTGTATATCATTTTCTCCATTGCATTTATGCTAATCACTTTCCTGGTTATCCTTTTTGCCAAACCCAGCACCTGGTTGGGAGAAGTGCTTGTTACTATAAATTTGCTAAATGCGTTGGTTTGGTTGGCGATCAATGTGGTTAATCGGTTAAGAGGAAAACTCGTTAGCCATAGGGATCAGCATTAA
- a CDS encoding YmgD family protein, producing MMMKKFALLAGLFVFAPMSWAQDYNIKNGLPAETYITCAEANEMAKTDSAQVAEIVAVMGNASVTSRDLKIEQSPELSAKVVEKLNQVCAKDPQMLLITAIDDTMRAIGKK from the coding sequence ATGATGATGAAAAAATTTGCATTACTGGCTGGTCTGTTTGTTTTCGCACCAATGAGCTGGGCGCAGGACTACAATATTAAGAACGGTTTGCCAGCAGAAACCTATATTACTTGTGCTGAAGCCAACGAAATGGCAAAAACTGACAGCGCACAGGTTGCAGAAATTGTGGCTGTAATGGGTAACGCTAGCGTTACGAGCCGTGATTTAAAAATCGAGCAATCTCCGGAACTCAGTGCCAAAGTGGTAGAAAAACTGAACCAGGTTTGTGCTAAAGATCCGCAAATGCTGTTAATTACCGCCATTGATGACACCATGCGTGCCATTGGCAAAAAATAA
- a CDS encoding YebC/PmpR family DNA-binding transcriptional regulator: MGRKWANIVAKKTAKDGATSKIYAKFGVEIYAAAKQGEPDPELNTSLKFVIERAKQAQVPKHVIDKAIDKAKGGGDETFVQGRYEGFGPNGSMIIAETLTSNVNRTIANVRTIFNKKGGNIGAAGSVSYMFDNTGVIVFEGTDPDRIFEILLEAEVDVRDVTEEEGNIVIYTEPTDLHKGIAALKAAGITEFSTTELEMIAQSEVELSPEDLEIFEGLIDALEDDDDVQKVYHNVANL, encoded by the coding sequence GTGGGACGTAAATGGGCCAATATCGTAGCTAAAAAAACGGCTAAAGACGGGGCAACGTCTAAAATATATGCAAAATTCGGTGTGGAAATCTATGCTGCGGCTAAACAAGGTGAACCAGACCCAGAATTAAACACTTCTTTAAAGTTTGTTATTGAACGCGCGAAGCAGGCGCAAGTTCCAAAACACGTTATTGATAAAGCTATTGATAAAGCCAAAGGTGGCGGAGACGAAACGTTCGTACAAGGACGTTATGAAGGCTTTGGACCCAATGGTTCAATGATTATCGCTGAAACGTTGACTTCAAACGTTAACCGTACGATTGCTAACGTTCGTACAATTTTCAATAAAAAAGGCGGGAATATCGGAGCAGCTGGTTCTGTCAGCTATATGTTTGACAATACTGGCGTGATTGTATTTGAAGGAACTGACCCAGACCGTATTTTTGAAATTTTGCTTGAAGCTGAAGTGGATGTCCGTGATGTGACCGAAGAAGAAGGAAACATCGTTATTTATACTGAGCCTACAGACCTTCACAAAGGAATTGCAGCTCTAAAAGCAGCTGGAATTACTGAGTTCTCAACAACAGAATTAGAAATGATTGCTCAATCAGAAGTTGAGCTTTCACCAGAAGATTTAGAAATCTTTGAAGGACTTATTGATGCCCTCGAAGATGACGACGATGTTCAAAAAGTATATCATAACGTTGCAAATCTCTAA
- the rluE gene encoding 23S rRNA pseudouridine(2457) synthase RluE, protein MRQFIIPENTMQKTSFRNHQVKRFSSQRSTRRKPENQPTRVILFNKPYDVLPQFTDEAGRKTLKEFIPVQGVYAAGRLDRDSEGLLVLTNNGALQARLTQPGKRTGKIYYVQVEGIPTQDALEALRNGVTLNDGPTLPAGVELVEEPEWLWPRNPPIRERKSIPTSWLKITLYEGRNRQVRRMTAHVGFPTLRLIRYAMGNYTLDNLANGEWREATE, encoded by the coding sequence ATGCGGCAATTCATAATCCCTGAAAATACCATGCAAAAAACTTCTTTTAGAAATCACCAGGTTAAGCGATTCAGCTCGCAACGTTCCACCAGGCGCAAACCTGAAAACCAGCCCACGCGTGTGATCCTGTTCAATAAACCTTACGATGTCCTGCCACAGTTCACCGATGAAGCCGGGCGCAAAACATTAAAAGAATTCATCCCGGTTCAGGGCGTTTATGCGGCAGGTCGTCTTGACCGCGATAGCGAAGGGTTACTGGTGCTGACCAATAACGGTGCACTACAGGCACGTTTAACTCAGCCGGGCAAACGCACCGGGAAAATCTATTATGTGCAGGTGGAAGGCATTCCCACACAAGACGCTCTTGAAGCCTTGCGCAATGGCGTAACCTTAAATGATGGTCCTACCCTGCCCGCAGGCGTGGAGCTGGTTGAAGAACCAGAGTGGTTATGGCCGCGGAACCCACCAATTCGTGAACGCAAAAGTATTCCCACCAGTTGGCTTAAGATCACCTTATATGAAGGACGTAATCGCCAGGTGCGCCGCATGACCGCCCATGTCGGTTTCCCTACGCTGCGACTAATTCGCTATGCCATGGGCAATTACACACTGGATAATCTCGCTAACGGCGAATGGCGAGAAGCAACAGAATAA
- a CDS encoding YkgJ family cysteine cluster protein has product MSNLNPCLACGACCAFFRVSFYWAEADDAGGTVPAHLTEQISPYHRCMSGTNQKDPRCVALAGTPGKNACCTIYKNRSSTCREFAMSGEDGKINEACNRARAKYGLPPI; this is encoded by the coding sequence ATGAGCAATCTGAATCCATGCCTGGCGTGTGGTGCCTGTTGTGCATTTTTCCGCGTCTCTTTTTACTGGGCCGAAGCAGATGATGCAGGCGGCACTGTCCCGGCTCATCTTACTGAGCAAATATCCCCTTACCACCGATGTATGAGCGGTACTAACCAGAAGGATCCACGTTGTGTCGCCCTTGCAGGAACGCCTGGAAAAAACGCATGTTGCACCATATACAAGAATCGCTCATCGACATGTCGAGAATTCGCCATGTCTGGCGAGGATGGGAAGATTAATGAGGCATGTAATCGCGCCCGAGCAAAATATGGGCTGCCTCCAATTTAA
- the purB gene encoding adenylosuccinate lyase — protein MELSSLTAVSPVDGRYGDKVSALRGIFSEYGLLKFRVQVEVRWLQKLAAHAAIKEVPAFAADAIGYLDAIVASFSEEDAARIKTIERTTNHDVKAVEYFLKEKVADIPELHAVSEFIHFACTSEDINNLSHALMLKTARDEVILPYWRQLIDGIKDLAVQYRDIPLLSRTHGQPATPSTIGKEMANVAYRMERQYRQLNQVEILGKINGAVGNYNAHIAAYPEVDWHQFSEEFVTSLGIQWNPYTTQIEPHDYIAELFDCIARFNTILIDFDRDVWGYIALNHFKQKTIAGEIGSSTMPHKVNPIDFENSEGNLGLSNAVLQHLASKLPVSRWQRDLTDSTVLRNLGVGIGYALIAYQSTLKGVSKLEVNRDHLLDELDHNWEVLAEPIQTVMRRYGIEKPYEKLKELTRGKRVNAEGMKQFIDGLALPEEEKARLKAMTPANYIGRAITMVDELK, from the coding sequence ATGGAATTATCCTCACTGACCGCCGTTTCCCCTGTCGATGGACGCTACGGCGATAAAGTCAGCGCGCTGCGCGGGATTTTCAGCGAATATGGTTTGCTGAAATTCCGTGTACAAGTTGAAGTACGTTGGCTGCAAAAACTGGCCGCGCACGCAGCGATCAAGGAAGTTCCTGCTTTTGCTGCCGACGCAATCGGTTACCTTGATGCAATTGTCGCCAGTTTCAGCGAAGAAGATGCGGCGCGCATCAAAACCATCGAGCGTACCACTAACCACGACGTTAAAGCGGTTGAGTATTTCCTGAAAGAAAAAGTGGCGGATATCCCGGAACTGCACGCGGTTTCTGAATTCATCCACTTTGCCTGCACTTCGGAAGATATCAATAACCTCTCCCACGCGTTGATGCTGAAAACCGCGCGTGATGAAGTGATCCTGCCGTACTGGCGTCAACTGATTGATGGCATTAAAGATCTCGCCGTTCAGTATCGCGATATCCCGCTGCTGTCTCGTACCCACGGTCAGCCAGCCACGCCATCAACCATCGGTAAAGAGATGGCTAACGTCGCCTACCGTATGGAGCGCCAGTACCGCCAGCTTAACCAGGTGGAGATCCTCGGCAAAATCAACGGCGCGGTCGGTAACTATAACGCCCACATCGCCGCTTACCCGGAAGTTGACTGGCATCAGTTCAGCGAAGAGTTCGTCACCTCGCTGGGTATTCAGTGGAACCCGTACACTACCCAAATCGAACCGCACGACTACATCGCCGAGCTGTTTGATTGCATTGCGCGCTTCAACACCATTCTGATCGACTTTGACCGTGACGTCTGGGGTTATATCGCCCTTAACCACTTCAAACAGAAAACCATTGCTGGTGAGATTGGTTCCTCCACCATGCCGCACAAGGTTAACCCAATCGACTTCGAAAACTCCGAAGGTAATCTGGGGCTTTCCAACGCGGTGTTGCAGCACCTGGCTAGTAAACTCCCGGTTTCCCGCTGGCAGCGTGACCTGACCGACTCCACCGTGCTGCGTAACCTCGGCGTGGGTATCGGTTATGCGCTGATTGCTTACCAGTCCACCCTGAAAGGTGTGAGCAAATTGGAAGTGAACCGTGATCATCTGCTGGATGAACTGGATCATAACTGGGAAGTGTTGGCAGAACCGATCCAGACGGTAATGCGCCGTTACGGGATTGAGAAGCCATACGAGAAGCTGAAAGAGCTGACTCGCGGTAAACGCGTTAACGCCGAAGGCATGAAGCAATTTATCGACGGTCTGGCGCTGCCAGAAGAAGAAAAAGCACGCCTGAAAGCGATGACGCCGGCTAACTATATTGGTCGTGCCATCACTATGGTTGATGAGCTGAAATAA